TTTGGGGCCAAGATCTCTCCATCGAATAGAAGTCAATAGAGTCAATGGTTACTTTTTTTGTAAAGTACTTTTTAAATAATTTTCTCATTGTAATATCTAAAATTGAGAAGGTACTAAACTCTATATGATTGCCACTTTTTACATCTTTTAAATTCGGTAAAATATATATTTCTAAATGCTCCCATTTACTTGGCAGTATTGCTCTTTCACCAAAAATACTAAGGAAGTTATACAACATTCTCATTTCACTTTGCCTTCTAGTTTTTGGTTGCCACGCAGAGATAAATCTAACTATGGAAAATATTTCATCATAGTACTTTCCATAAGGAATATAGTCTCCATAAGATATTTTTATATAATTTCATAGATCTTTTATAAAAGATTCATAATCGGTATGTCCGTTGCAACAATCTATCATATCTTGCACTGAAATTTTGTCAGAGACTCCGATTCTGTTTTCTAGTTCATGTTTTATAAAATCAAGGTTTAAGCTTTGTTGAGGTTGATTTAATAATAGTAAAAAAGTTGCGTCACAGTAATCATCAAATATTTCATAGCTAACAGTTACAGGAAAAGCAAGAATCCTTTCATTATTATTAAATGAATTTATATATATTATAGGAAACTGTGGTAAATCAGGATAAAAAAGCTCAATCTTTGGTATCCATTGTATAGGAAGATATTCAATTTTGATTTTAATTTCATTATTTAATAAAAACATTTTACTCCTCACAATAATATGTTTCTTTAATTAAGCTGTTCCAGTAGTTGTTATTAGCTCTCCATTGAGAATATGGTCTTTTATTACCTTGATACATACCGCTATCAAAAAAGACAGTACCTTCTCGAACTAATTCTATCCAGTCATGATAATTAAAAGGATCACCAAAACATATTCTATTATATCTTCCAGATGAATCTGTCTTACAAGTAAACCAACCTTGGTCATTGAATTTATCCTCAAGTTTTTCTCTTAAGCATTTATCTTTTCTTTTTGTTGTTGGTGATGTTATTCCGAACCACCTTGCTAGTATTAAATCATCTATTTGAAATTCTACTGGAATAATGTTATATTTATCAATCCTTTGATCTTTTGAGAAGGAGTATATTGCAAGAATATCTAAATTGTCATCAATAACTAATTTTTGTCCATAAATGTTAAAACCATGTATTTTTGGAACTACAGCACCAGACCAAGAACATCTGTTATTCTTTAATGGATTTGGTGTACCAAAAATAGAGCAGAAAGAATCTTGTTTTTCAGAAGCAGTGGAACCACTAAATAGATTTATAAAATTGCCATCCTTAAAAATATATCTGTTTGCAGACCAATCGCCAAATGTTGTTTTAGATGTTGTTTCATTTTTTAGTTCATATCCATAAATGTCGGCTGCGTTATTTGCATTAGCTTTAATTAAAAACTGTCTTTCTAGCCAATGCCCACCTCTACCATCATGACGTTCATTAGTTCCTGTAAAATCTGTAATTTTTCCACATACATTTTCTCTGAAAATTTTTATTATTTCTTCTTTAGCATTAATCATTTATATCCTCCTTAAATAATTCTTGAAATATTTTTTCTAATACTTGTACAACAATACTATTACCTGCTTGTTTATAGAGACTCGTATTGCTTGACATAATACTAGCTTTATCAAAATCTGAGTCTGACATCCCCATAAACCTCCAAGTTTCACGAGGAGTAAGTCTTCTGGCTGGATAAAGTCCTTTCTCATTTTTAGGACCAGAAACAACTTGTCTTCTTTTTTTCTCTAAAAAATCCCTTAAAAATGTACCTTTCCAATAATTAGAATCAATACAGTAAATATAATCTTGCTTGATTGGTGAACTAGTAGATTGATTGTTTTTTAGATAAAAGTTTGATTCTACATTTTCTTGTAAGAAATCAGATACTTTTATTTCAAGATCTACCTTGTTTGGAAAAATAAATTCATTTTTTGGATTTAGAATGCTTATGCAAAATACTCTGTCCCTACTTTGGGGGATTCCGAAGTCTTTGCTATTAAGGGTATCCCAATAATTTGTATAGCCTAGAGATTCTAAATAATTGAGGAATTTGTCAAAATTTGGCTTATGTTTAGACCCAACAAGATTTTTTACATTTTCCATCATTAAATATTTAGGTTTCTTTTCTTCAATGATTTTACAGCATTCCCATAACAAAGATGATCTTGTTCCAGAATTTTCATCTAAACCATTTTGGTATCCTGCAACAGAAATATCTTGGCATGGGAAAGAATAAGTAAAAAAATCAAAATCTGGTAGCGATTTAGGGTCTATTAAATTTATATCTCCAAAGTTGTTACTTAGTTTATTTGCTAAGTACATATCTTTTAATTTTTGTCCTTTTAATCTATTTACTCTATTTTCAAAAGTTTTATAATCAAGCGGGACATTTATCCTAAGTAAATAAGATCTCATCTCTTCTTCGCTAATACTTAGATTTTCATTCCTTTTTTTCAAAAAATCTGTATGTATTGATGCATATGATAAGATTACATCACCATCAATTTCAGATATTCCAACAACCTCATGTTTTACACCAATATTTTTTAATGCAACTCGCTGGCTTCCATAACCAGCAAAAGCCTCAAATACTCTAATCAATTTAACTCCTTACAAATATGCTCTGGATATATTTCATCTAGTGCGTTAATTATTTTATTACCAACTAAAATTGTGTTATCTTCTATAAAATCTTGAATATCAGGAAAATTGTTAAGTAAAATATAAGATTGCGGTGCTCTAAAATTAGGGAAATTATTTTGAAGTTGTTTTAAAGATATAGGTTTAATTTTCTGTATCCCTTTTATTTCTACTGCATATCTATAATTTTCTGAGTACTTAGCAATTCTTTTGCTAACCAAATCATCATTTTCATATTGAGCTTTCCAGTCTTTTAGACTGTGTTTCTTGTTAAAGTAAATGATTCCACAGATAGATTTTATGGGTTTGCTAATGTACATATAAGCATAATCACAATTTTGAGGGAAATTTCTTCTGTATTCGATTAATTTTCTTTGATCAATAATTTGTTCGAAAATTTTTGGCCAAAAGCTAATCAAAGGTATAATTTTGTTACTCATTAATATTATCACTCTCCATGATAGTTTCTATTATATCGTCAGCCTTGTAATCAACGACTTCACATATTTTTTTAAAATGTCAGAGGTGACATTTTCACATTTACCAAGATTTGCTATAGATGTAGCAATGATTCCAGTAAGTTCTTATAGATTTTTGCGATACTTTTCTTGTCAATCAGTAATTTCCGTAGCTTGCTATAGCTAATTTTCTCATAGTTTATCTAAATTTGCTACGTTTAAAATATTCTATTCATCATCATATCAAAGTGCTGTCCTTGACGCATGTGTCGGAATATATTCTCGAATATTCTACGACAACTGTCAGTATTTACGCTGGCATGAATGAAATTTAAACCATCTGAGATTCTATCATTACTAGTACACAAATACTGTAGCAATGATGCTGCCATATGTAAATCTGAGCAATCTTCAGTGCCATCTGGTAACTTTTTGATAAAGTCATTTCGGTGTTTCTTTAGAACGATGTCTTTGATGTCCATTCCGTTATAACCACATAGTTGCAAGAAGTAGTAATCCAAGATTTGTCTAATGACATTTACTAGAGTATTTGGATATGAAACTTCTTTATAGGTGTCCCATAGAGCTGCGTAGGAATTCTGAATAGGATTCCTGTTTTCCTTTAGCGAAGGGGTTTCTCTGTTATTTTGTGTGCAAAGAATAACATCAGAATTGTTGTCATATTTTACAATTTCAAAAAAAGATACAAATCTGTAGTGTTGCGCCTGGTTATATGTAACTTCCTGATGGAAGAAAGCATTGTGAGTCAATATGAACAGTTGTTTAATATAGTCTTTTGGATGTTCTTTTGTGACATAATCTGGATTACAAATGCAATCATATCACGAACCAGTGCACCAACGACAAAGAGGGTGGAGCTGTCCATACTAGACACAGGATCATCTATTACTACAATCTTATCTTTAACAACTGAATCTGCCTCTAAACTTCCAAGAACTAGCTGATGAAAGTATAAAAAGGCTATGAAATTTCTTTCACCTTCACTTAGGTTTTCAGCAACTTTCCCTGTTGTACTCCTGATTACCTCGTAAACGTTAGGAGTATCTTCTTTTTCACGAAGATAGAATCCTTGAAATCCAGTATCATTTAGCAAAGCGTTTATGCCTTCAACGGCAGCTGAAGTATTGACGACTTGCTTTCGTAATTCAGATATTTTTTTACGAAGGTTCTTGACACGTTCTTTTTCTTGATTCAATTCACAACTCAGTATATCAATGTCTTTTTGCAATTTGCTGCGGCTTTCTTTGTACTGTTTGATTTCTGATTCTAGTAGAAAAGCAAGATAACGAATGACATCAGCCTTACATTGAGGCTGTTTTTTTGTTCTGTCATTTACTACCTCATTATTTTCTTGGATTATGATGTTCATAGCATCAATCATATCATTTAATTCGTTACCAAGAACAGTTAAGTCCTCTAAACTCACAATAGTATCAGGATGAGATAGTTTATCTTTAAAGCGTTGTGCATTGATTTCTGCTTTAGCTTTAAAGGTTTCAAAGATTTTTGAATATGCTTTTAAGTCATCCTCTATTTTATGATAGGCATTACTCAGATTGTTGTTGTAAGTCTGCCACAAGCTATTAACAGCATTACCATAAGTTGATTTGTATATTCTGAGTTTTTCTAAATCAGCTTCATATTCCTCATCAAAACACTGAGCAATGTTGGACTCAAAATCTTCAGGTAACGTTTGTTGACAGTATGGACACTGTCCTTCTGTATGGAAAGTGTCGTGTCCTTGGCGCACCCAATCAGTCGCTTGGATAGCTTTCATAAATCTTGCAAATGGGCTATCACTACTGCTAATAATTCTCTTTTCTAAAATGGTTGAAGATGGAAGGGTTGAGATGTCTCCTTTAAACATTTTAGGGTATGTTGAAGCATCCTTGCTGAATGCAGCTCACACATTGATACTAAAGAATCAGCATCAAATTCTGTTGGATTCATTTCAGCTAAAAGGGCATTAGTTAATCCATCTTTTTTCTTTTTTCCTGTCAAAGCAGGATCTACTAGTTTTCTAAAATCTTTTGTTTTTTCCCAACATATAGTTTGGAATGTATCTAACTGCTTTTTCAGCAGAGTTTCTTGTTCGCTTAGTCTCTTTGATAGTTCATTTACTGATTTTTGAGAAAGACCCATCTCTGATGTTGCAACTTCGATCTCCTTTTGTGTTTGAGCGTTTTGCTCACTAATAGTGAATACCCCAGGTAGACCATCATAACTTTCTATGTTCCTTGAGATAAATTCCTCATTATAAACAAGTATTTGAAAATCTTCAGCAGTATGTCCAGAATCCCATTCTAAATCTGTTTTGTCTTTTAATACCTTTGCAACAGTAGATTTACCACATCTGTTTTTTCCGAATAGAAAGTTGATGTATGATGGAGTAAATGTCTTATTATGAAAAGTAGCTTGATTGAGTGAAACTCTTGTTATAGCAGATGTAATTATTTCATTCATTGCACACCTCCATTGATTTATTCTGTAATGCGACCTTTGCGAACCCACGCATCAACTTCTGAAATTTTAAATTTATACATTTTTCCAGCCTTATAAAAGGGGAGCTTATCGTCTTTTATCCAGATTCTTACCGTATCTTTGCTAATGCTTAGATATTCAGCGATATCTTCAAGATTTACCCATTTCTCAATTTCTTGATTTAGTTCTGTCATATTTACCTCCGTTTGCTATAGAGATGGAATTAGAAGGCTGATACCTTTTAATTTGAGTTCTTCAACAACATTTACATTTTTTATTGACCAGTGCGTTCTGTCGAATTCGTTGAATTTATCGTTTCCTTGTAAATCCAATTCGGTAACCATGCTATTAAGCAGATCTTGTGGAATCGGGCACATTGATAATGATTGGAAATATATTTTTAAATCCCCATTATGTAGCTGCTGTATTTTTGTGATGTACCCATACTGTGCAAGTTGAGGAGCGACAGATGTTGTTTCCGGTGGGGCATATCTATAGTTCTCATTCGCAAATATACATGGATATGACATGATTTCAGATTTTGCTTCTTCAGAAAATGATGCCAGTCTATCATGGATTGATTGCGCTGTACCTTCATTCACTGTTAGTGCTCTTTTAACATCCACAATAAAGTAGGATTTATCATATTGTTCTCCTAGAATAACAAATAGATTGAAGTAGTCCAT
The genomic region above belongs to Aerococcaceae bacterium zg-1292 and contains:
- a CDS encoding LlaMI family restriction endonuclease encodes the protein MINAKEEIIKIFRENVCGKITDFTGTNERHDGRGGHWLERQFLIKANANNAADIYGYELKNETTSKTTFGDWSANRYIFKDGNFINLFSGSTASEKQDSFCSIFGTPNPLKNNRCSWSGAVVPKIHGFNIYGQKLVIDDNLDILAIYSFSKDQRIDKYNIIPVEFQIDDLILARWFGITSPTTKRKDKCLREKLEDKFNDQGWFTCKTDSSGRYNRICFGDPFNYHDWIELVREGTVFFDSGMYQGNKRPYSQWRANNNYWNSLIKETYYCEE
- a CDS encoding DNA cytosine methyltransferase, whose translation is MIRVFEAFAGYGSQRVALKNIGVKHEVVGISEIDGDVILSYASIHTDFLKKRNENLSISEEEMRSYLLRINVPLDYKTFENRVNRLKGQKLKDMYLANKLSNNFGDINLIDPKSLPDFDFFTYSFPCQDISVAGYQNGLDENSGTRSSLLWECCKIIEEKKPKYLMMENVKNLVGSKHKPNFDKFLNYLESLGYTNYWDTLNSKDFGIPQSRDRVFCISILNPKNEFIFPNKVDLEIKVSDFLQENVESNFYLKNNQSTSSPIKQDYIYCIDSNYWKGTFLRDFLEKKRRQVVSGPKNEKGLYPARRLTPRETWRFMGMSDSDFDKASIMSSNTSLYKQAGNSIVVQVLEKIFQELFKEDIND
- a CDS encoding AAA family ATPase; protein product: MFKGDISTLPSSTILEKRIISSSDSPFARFMKAIQATDWVRQGHDTFHTEGQCPYCQQTLPEDFESNIAQCFDEEYEADLEKLRIYKSTYGNAVNSLWQTYNNNLSNAYHKIEDDLKAYSKIFETFKAKAEINAQRFKDKLSHPDTIVSLEDLTVLGNELNDMIDAMNIIIQENNEVVNDRTKKQPQCKADVIRYLAFLLESEIKQYKESRSKLQKDIDILSCELNQEKERVKNLRKKISELRKQVVNTSAAVEGINALLNDTGFQGFYLREKEDTPNVYEVIRSTTGKVAENLSEGERNFIAFLYFHQLVLGSLEADSVVKDKIVVIDDPVSSMDSSTLFVVGALVRDMIAFVIQIMSQKNIQKTILNNCSY
- a CDS encoding AAA family ATPase, which translates into the protein MNEIITSAITRVSLNQATFHNKTFTPSYINFLFGKNRCGKSTVAKVLKDKTDLEWDSGHTAEDFQILVYNEEFISRNIESYDGLPGVFTISEQNAQTQKEIEVATSEMGLSQKSVNELSKRLSEQETLLKKQLDTFQTICWEKTKDFRKLVDPALTGKKKKDGLTNALLAEMNPTEFDADSLVSMCELHSARMLQHTLKCLKETSQPFHLQPF
- a CDS encoding helix-turn-helix domain-containing protein translates to MTELNQEIEKWVNLEDIAEYLSISKDTVRIWIKDDKLPFYKAGKMYKFKISEVDAWVRKGRITE